A genomic window from Candidatus Glassbacteria bacterium includes:
- the glgC gene encoding glucose-1-phosphate adenylyltransferase yields MRDGKRDVLTIIMAGGKGERLYPLTKSRSKPAVPFGGIYRIIDFTLSNCLNSGLRRIKVLTQYMSNSLDRHLKEGWNFFCRDLGEYIDTVPPQHQLHERWYNGTADAIFQNLHLLEEIRPPYLLILSGDHIYRMDYSDMIDAHLANRAELTVATVEVEIPLAAGKLGVLQADHESRIVDFEEKPAEPKPSPTREGYARVNMGIYVFDTDVLVRNVIADAKTDSSHDFGRDVIPSMIGGHRCYSYNFVDDSGGEIMYWRDIGTLENYFDASMDLLSHKPHFDLYDPAWPLRTYMAQNPPAKMIHGEPEGDKQGRQGTARNSIISPGCIIDGAKVSNCVLSPGVYIGPGAEVEDSIIMHRTRIGANCRVRRALIDQDVVISPGRKVGLNPQHDSEHFILSDSGIVLVPKGFKLG; encoded by the coding sequence ATGCGTGACGGGAAACGGGACGTGCTGACAATCATCATGGCCGGCGGCAAGGGCGAGCGCCTCTATCCGCTGACAAAGAGCCGCTCCAAGCCGGCGGTGCCGTTCGGCGGGATTTACCGGATTATCGATTTCACCCTCTCCAATTGCCTCAACAGCGGCCTGCGGCGGATCAAGGTGCTGACCCAGTACATGAGCAACAGTCTCGACCGCCATCTCAAGGAAGGCTGGAATTTCTTCTGCCGCGATCTGGGCGAATATATCGACACAGTCCCGCCCCAGCACCAGCTTCACGAGCGATGGTACAACGGCACGGCCGACGCGATCTTCCAGAACCTCCATCTGCTCGAGGAAATCAGGCCGCCTTACCTGCTGATCCTCTCCGGAGACCATATCTACAGGATGGACTACTCGGACATGATCGACGCCCACCTGGCCAACCGGGCGGAACTGACAGTGGCCACGGTGGAGGTGGAAATCCCGCTGGCCGCCGGCAAGCTGGGAGTGCTGCAGGCCGACCACGAGAGCCGGATTGTAGATTTCGAGGAGAAACCCGCCGAACCAAAGCCCAGTCCCACCCGCGAGGGTTACGCGCGGGTCAACATGGGGATTTACGTGTTCGATACCGACGTGCTGGTGCGCAACGTGATCGCCGACGCCAAGACCGACAGCAGCCACGATTTCGGCCGCGACGTGATCCCCTCGATGATCGGCGGCCACCGTTGCTATTCGTACAATTTTGTCGATGACTCGGGTGGGGAGATCATGTACTGGCGCGATATCGGCACCCTGGAGAATTATTTCGACGCCAGCATGGACCTGCTCAGTCACAAACCCCATTTCGACCTCTATGACCCGGCCTGGCCGCTGCGGACCTACATGGCCCAGAATCCGCCGGCCAAGATGATCCACGGTGAGCCCGAGGGCGACAAGCAGGGGCGGCAGGGCACGGCGCGCAACAGTATTATCTCCCCGGGCTGCATTATCGACGGGGCCAAGGTGAGTAACTGCGTGCTCTCGCCGGGAGTCTATATCGGTCCCGGCGCGGAGGTCGAGGACTCGATTATCATGCACCGCACACGGATCGGGGCCAACTGCCGCGTGCGCCGCGCCCTGATCGACCAGGACGTGGTGATCTCGCCCGGCCGTAAGGTTGGACTGAACCCGCAGCACGACAGCGAGCATTTCATCCTGAGCGATTCGGGGATCGTGCTGGTGCCCAAGGGGTTCAAGCTGGGGTGA
- a CDS encoding response regulator, with protein MKKLLIVDDEKNLRMLYKTEFEVEGYHVDTAPDALEALSKFEHEHYDLVILDIKMPGMDGVEALGKFLGRDNKIPVIINSAYDSYKDNFMSWAADSYVIKSSDLSELKQKVKEALGESIYEF; from the coding sequence ATGAAGAAATTGCTGATCGTCGATGACGAAAAAAACCTCAGGATGCTCTACAAGACCGAGTTCGAAGTGGAAGGGTACCACGTGGACACCGCCCCCGACGCGCTTGAAGCGCTGAGCAAGTTCGAGCACGAGCACTACGACCTGGTGATCCTGGATATCAAGATGCCCGGCATGGACGGGGTGGAGGCGCTGGGCAAGTTCCTGGGCCGCGACAACAAGATCCCGGTGATTATCAACAGCGCCTACGACAGCTACAAGGACAATTTCATGAGCTGGGCGGCCGACAGCTACGTAATCAAAAGCAGCGACCTGAGCGAACTCAAGCAGAAAGTGAAAGAGGCCCTGGGCGAGAGTATCTACGAGTTCTGA
- a CDS encoding PAS domain S-box protein, which translates to MASLTTNKVTLLRLVLQTSSEAIVLLDSGGMILGASLKLTGLLRTTWQELVGHPFTCIAPQELNDQKLCPPPEGKQRLTIVDTEGNRILSSWMLVPWYGDEESGGKKLIAAYLIQWYGEAGTGRDSFLDEVVREFLTDSLPLGVMVTDRTGKIVLYNRGQERITGITAEEAMGKMLFADYAAAAPDEIKRKFRQALKEPVEMSLHEFDYTDRRGITRRFRGRVSTLMGPDGEIHGAVQTLEDVSRPAQLKQEIDRTRGFLTRLLETTPNPIFTTDMSGRLTFTNRAADDVLGLHERTAEGPVTAGDIFLGGEREAGQIISYLAERDGSVEDYETYLNCGNSEVPASLTMSYLYDEDGNPEGVISIVRTLSRERKLQSEIRRNEHYLAAFIDNSTDAVIVLDEEAKVKTWNQGAEKMFGYSKDKMLGKPLDGLVPPEDEVVKSSKMGRVEFTSDGKLKHYSTDLVNARGERLVVESTSTELNDQYGGITGRLIIFRDVTLRDRLEEILKENIADLSRINEISEALLTSKDLDETLGIILIGVTASQGLGFNRAFLLLVDHDEGALVGKLAIGPSDASEAGRIWNEVHSKYQTLRDLFKAYKQSGLDRDSHVNRVVRNLRFPLADDSNPLIVALKEKKSLNVVNGVDMGVLSPELAAQLNSDTLAVVPLVCEYRSVGLLIADNMINNRPIDEEAVSMLRMFANLASQTIERSRLYQSLEEKIQALNTAYRDLKESRNKLVQAERLSALGQLATHVAHEIRNPLVSIGGFARYLAHELPDGDPAREKADVIVEETDRLERYLKDTLTYMRHNNPVFRPADPNRLVKDTFMMMDAELEESGVELVDNLMPNPPEVELDADQIRQVLLNVFRNALEAMPEGGTLTVSSRLEGDMFTLSAADTGVGVSDQERDKLFTAFFTTKSSGSGLGLTICSQIVNNHRGKITVESNDGPGTVFHITLPVTQADFKEAEHEEIADRR; encoded by the coding sequence ATGGCTTCCCTGACCACAAATAAGGTGACCCTGCTCCGGCTGGTTCTGCAGACCAGTTCCGAGGCAATCGTCCTGCTGGATTCCGGGGGCATGATCCTGGGCGCCAGTCTCAAATTGACCGGGCTGCTGCGCACGACCTGGCAGGAGCTGGTCGGGCATCCGTTTACCTGTATCGCCCCGCAGGAGTTGAACGACCAGAAACTCTGCCCGCCTCCGGAAGGAAAGCAGCGGCTGACTATCGTGGACACCGAGGGCAACCGTATTCTCTCTTCGTGGATGCTGGTTCCCTGGTACGGCGATGAGGAATCCGGGGGTAAAAAGCTAATCGCCGCCTATCTGATCCAGTGGTACGGTGAAGCGGGAACCGGCCGGGACAGTTTCCTCGACGAGGTCGTGCGCGAATTCCTGACCGACAGCCTGCCGCTGGGAGTGATGGTTACCGACCGCACCGGCAAGATTGTACTCTACAACAGAGGCCAGGAACGGATTACCGGTATCACCGCCGAGGAGGCGATGGGCAAGATGCTGTTCGCCGACTACGCCGCGGCCGCGCCCGATGAGATCAAGCGCAAGTTCCGGCAGGCGCTCAAGGAACCCGTGGAAATGAGCCTCCACGAGTTCGACTATACCGACCGCCGGGGAATCACCCGCCGTTTCCGCGGCAGAGTCAGCACTCTGATGGGCCCGGACGGGGAGATCCACGGGGCGGTGCAGACCTTGGAGGATGTGAGCCGGCCGGCCCAGCTCAAGCAGGAAATCGACCGCACCCGCGGCTTTCTCACCCGTCTGCTCGAAACCACCCCGAACCCGATTTTCACCACCGACATGAGCGGGCGGCTGACCTTTACCAACCGCGCGGCCGACGATGTCCTGGGCCTTCACGAGCGCACCGCCGAGGGACCGGTTACCGCCGGAGATATTTTCCTGGGCGGCGAACGCGAGGCCGGCCAGATAATCAGTTACCTGGCCGAACGCGACGGGTCGGTGGAAGACTACGAGACGTACCTCAACTGCGGAAACTCCGAGGTCCCGGCCAGCCTGACCATGAGCTACCTCTACGACGAGGACGGCAACCCCGAGGGCGTAATCTCGATTGTCCGTACTCTCTCGCGCGAACGCAAGCTGCAGAGCGAAATCCGCCGTAACGAGCACTACCTGGCGGCTTTCATCGATAACAGCACCGATGCGGTGATCGTGCTGGACGAGGAAGCCAAGGTTAAAACCTGGAACCAGGGCGCGGAAAAAATGTTCGGCTACTCGAAGGATAAAATGCTCGGTAAGCCCCTGGACGGGCTGGTGCCGCCCGAGGACGAGGTGGTCAAATCCAGCAAGATGGGCCGCGTGGAGTTCACTTCCGACGGGAAACTCAAACACTACAGTACTGACCTGGTCAACGCGCGCGGCGAAAGGCTGGTTGTCGAGTCCACCAGTACGGAGCTGAACGACCAGTATGGCGGGATCACCGGGCGGCTGATTATCTTCCGTGACGTCACTCTCCGTGACCGTCTCGAAGAAATTCTGAAAGAAAATATCGCCGACCTCTCGCGGATCAACGAGATCAGCGAGGCCCTGCTCACCAGCAAGGACCTGGACGAGACCCTGGGGATCATCCTGATCGGTGTCACCGCCAGCCAGGGCCTGGGATTCAACCGCGCCTTCCTGCTGCTGGTCGACCATGATGAAGGCGCCCTGGTCGGTAAACTGGCTATCGGTCCCAGCGACGCATCCGAGGCCGGCCGGATCTGGAATGAGGTCCACTCCAAATACCAGACCCTGCGCGACCTGTTCAAGGCATACAAACAGAGCGGGCTCGACCGCGACAGCCATGTCAACCGCGTGGTGCGCAACCTCCGCTTCCCGCTCGCCGATGACTCCAACCCGCTGATAGTCGCGCTGAAAGAAAAAAAATCGCTGAACGTGGTCAACGGAGTCGACATGGGCGTGCTCTCGCCGGAGCTGGCCGCCCAGCTCAACAGCGACACCCTGGCCGTGGTCCCGCTTGTCTGCGAATACCGCAGCGTGGGGCTGCTGATTGCCGACAACATGATCAACAACCGGCCGATCGACGAGGAAGCGGTGAGCATGCTGCGGATGTTCGCCAACCTGGCCAGCCAGACAATCGAGCGCAGCAGGCTGTATCAGAGCCTGGAAGAAAAAATCCAGGCGCTCAATACCGCCTACCGCGACCTGAAAGAGAGCCGGAACAAGCTGGTCCAGGCCGAGCGGCTCTCGGCCCTGGGCCAACTGGCGACCCACGTGGCCCACGAGATCCGCAACCCGCTGGTCTCGATCGGCGGGTTCGCGCGCTACCTGGCCCACGAACTGCCCGACGGCGATCCGGCCCGCGAAAAAGCCGATGTAATAGTCGAAGAAACGGACCGGCTGGAGCGCTATCTCAAGGACACGCTGACCTACATGAGGCACAACAACCCCGTGTTCCGCCCGGCCGACCCCAACCGCCTGGTGAAAGATACGTTCATGATGATGGACGCCGAGCTGGAGGAAAGCGGCGTGGAGCTTGTCGACAACCTGATGCCCAATCCGCCGGAGGTGGAACTCGACGCCGATCAGATTCGCCAGGTACTGCTCAATGTCTTCCGCAACGCCCTGGAGGCCATGCCCGAGGGCGGCACGCTGACAGTCTCCTCCCGGCTGGAGGGCGACATGTTCACCCTCAGCGCCGCCGATACCGGGGTCGGGGTCAGCGACCAGGAGCGCGACAAGCTGTTTACCGCATTTTTCACCACCAAGAGCAGCGGGAGCGGTCTCGGACTGACAATCTGCAGCCAGATAGTGAATAACCACAGAGGCAAGATCACGGTGGAGAGTAACGACGGCCCGGGGACCGTATTCCATATCACGCTGCCTGTCACCCAGGCGGATTTCAAGGAGGCCGAACATGAAGAAATTGCTGATCGTCGATGA
- a CDS encoding DUF1957 domain-containing protein: MTDGYFSFVLHSHLPYVISHGQWPHGMDWLNEAAAETYLPLVEIFRRAAGRREGRIGITFGVTPILAEQLADDRFKSSFVEYLDVKIAAAEENRDQFEKVDDGHKAVLAVMWRDFYRHQKRLFTEELDCDIPGALRKLQEQGAIEIITCAATHGYLPLLSRDECVRAQLKLGAATHRKHFGTDPAGTWLPECAYRPSYEWASPLADEGYGPTKPVTRKGVEQLVSEAGIKYFIVDSHLLKGGRAIGVYLDRFEALQKLWQQFEQTYKPREESEEYSPYLPYLVGDPGHQEPVAFFTRDPKSGLQVWSGEHGYPGDGTFLDFHKKHFPGGHRYWRVTSSKADLADKQEYEPGRVDEILENQTSHFVDLLAGILGEHRASTGGEGMITAPYDTELFGHWWFEGPQWLDKVLAKVAGSPDVEPTSCADFLERADPATVVGLPEGSWGEGGFHYIWLNDWNRWTWRHIYQCEDRMCEVARGLSEKSSEQTHRVACQLGRELLLLESSDWQFLISTWSARDYAEARVARHSENFDRLYEMFGRLERDGSTGDADWKFLEQCEQNDAVFDNLEPSLWLP, translated from the coding sequence TTGACTGACGGTTATTTCTCTTTCGTACTTCATTCTCATCTTCCCTACGTAATCTCCCACGGCCAGTGGCCCCACGGCATGGACTGGCTCAACGAGGCCGCGGCTGAAACATACCTGCCCCTGGTGGAGATATTCCGCCGGGCCGCCGGCAGGCGCGAGGGCCGGATCGGGATCACGTTCGGAGTCACTCCGATCCTGGCCGAACAACTGGCCGATGACCGGTTCAAGAGTTCGTTTGTCGAGTACCTGGACGTAAAAATCGCCGCCGCCGAGGAGAACAGGGATCAGTTCGAGAAGGTGGACGACGGTCACAAGGCAGTTCTGGCGGTGATGTGGCGCGATTTCTACCGGCACCAGAAACGCCTGTTCACCGAGGAACTCGACTGCGATATCCCCGGCGCGCTGCGGAAACTCCAGGAGCAGGGAGCGATCGAGATTATCACCTGCGCGGCCACCCACGGCTACCTTCCCCTGCTCTCCCGCGACGAGTGTGTGAGGGCCCAGCTCAAGCTGGGTGCGGCCACCCACCGCAAGCATTTCGGTACGGACCCCGCGGGCACCTGGCTGCCAGAGTGCGCCTACCGCCCATCCTATGAATGGGCCAGTCCCCTGGCCGATGAGGGTTACGGGCCGACCAAGCCGGTGACCCGCAAGGGTGTGGAACAGCTTGTCAGCGAAGCTGGAATCAAATACTTCATCGTCGACAGCCACCTGCTCAAGGGCGGCAGGGCGATCGGTGTCTATCTCGACCGGTTCGAGGCGCTGCAGAAACTCTGGCAGCAGTTCGAGCAGACCTACAAGCCCCGCGAAGAGAGCGAGGAATACAGCCCGTATCTGCCCTACCTGGTGGGCGACCCCGGCCACCAGGAACCGGTGGCCTTTTTCACCCGCGACCCCAAGAGCGGCCTTCAGGTCTGGAGCGGCGAGCACGGGTACCCGGGCGACGGGACGTTTCTCGACTTCCACAAGAAGCATTTCCCCGGCGGCCACCGCTACTGGCGGGTCACCTCCTCCAAGGCCGATCTGGCCGACAAGCAGGAGTACGAGCCGGGCCGGGTCGATGAGATCCTGGAGAACCAGACCAGCCACTTCGTGGACCTGCTGGCCGGAATCCTCGGCGAGCACAGGGCCTCCACCGGCGGCGAGGGGATGATTACCGCGCCCTACGATACCGAGCTGTTCGGCCACTGGTGGTTCGAGGGCCCGCAGTGGCTGGACAAGGTGCTGGCCAAAGTGGCCGGCTCGCCGGACGTGGAGCCCACTTCCTGCGCCGATTTCCTGGAGCGGGCCGATCCCGCCACGGTGGTCGGCTTGCCCGAGGGCAGCTGGGGTGAGGGCGGTTTCCACTATATCTGGCTCAACGACTGGAACCGCTGGACCTGGCGCCATATCTACCAGTGCGAGGACCGCATGTGCGAGGTCGCCCGCGGCCTGAGCGAAAAAAGCAGCGAGCAGACCCACCGGGTGGCCTGTCAGCTCGGCCGTGAACTGCTGCTGCTCGAAAGCAGCGACTGGCAGTTCCTGATCAGCACCTGGAGCGCCCGTGACTATGCAGAGGCCCGGGTGGCGCGCCACTCGGAGAACTTTGACCGGCTCTACGAGATGTTCGGCCGTCTGGAGCGCGACGGCAGCACGGGCGACGCCGACTGGAAGTTCCTGGAGCAGTGTGAGCAGAACGACGCCGTTTTCGACAACCTGGAACCGTCACTATGGCTTCCCTGA
- the galT gene encoding galactose-1-phosphate uridylyltransferase: MAEFRHDPVHRRWVIVTVDRARGPGDYDIPDRPYDEGVCPFCERQEGRTPAEIYSVREGTNPDRPGWKQRVFPNKYPILSTDENEVERGAFGVYDWINGIGAHEIVVEHPQHHVLFHQFGVDHLADLIRTWRLRLRELMADQRFRYIMIFKNHGAVAGASINHQHSQLLAMPVIPRIAAMALATAREHFHNKERCLFCDLLDQELTDGGRVVARNDHFVCYIPYASRFPFEMAILPTAHSHDFSALGDEMLRPAAEILDESMRRLAALFGDLPFNLTIHSGPNTGQSPKRAGYWSTLKYDWHWQIEIIPRLGTTHGFEWGTGLYINPTPPEKAAEYLRQADI; the protein is encoded by the coding sequence ATGGCAGAGTTCAGGCACGACCCTGTACACCGCAGATGGGTGATAGTCACCGTTGACAGAGCCAGGGGCCCCGGGGATTACGATATCCCGGACAGACCTTACGACGAGGGAGTCTGCCCGTTTTGCGAGCGGCAGGAGGGACGGACTCCGGCGGAAATCTATTCCGTGCGCGAGGGCACCAATCCCGACCGCCCGGGATGGAAACAGCGGGTGTTCCCCAACAAGTACCCCATACTCTCCACCGACGAAAACGAAGTCGAGCGCGGCGCGTTCGGGGTCTACGACTGGATCAACGGGATCGGCGCCCACGAAATCGTGGTCGAACACCCCCAACACCATGTCCTGTTCCACCAGTTCGGCGTGGACCACCTTGCCGACCTGATTCGCACCTGGCGGCTGCGCCTGCGGGAGCTGATGGCCGATCAGCGTTTCCGCTACATCATGATTTTCAAAAACCACGGCGCCGTGGCCGGGGCGAGTATCAACCACCAGCATTCGCAACTGTTGGCCATGCCCGTGATCCCCAGGATCGCCGCCATGGCGCTGGCCACCGCCAGGGAGCATTTCCACAACAAGGAACGCTGCCTGTTCTGCGACCTGCTGGACCAGGAACTGACCGACGGCGGCAGGGTCGTGGCCCGGAACGACCATTTCGTCTGCTACATCCCTTACGCCTCGCGTTTCCCGTTCGAGATGGCGATCCTGCCGACGGCCCACAGTCACGATTTTTCCGCCCTGGGTGACGAGATGCTGCGGCCGGCCGCCGAAATCCTCGACGAGTCCATGCGCAGGCTGGCCGCCCTGTTCGGCGATCTGCCGTTCAACCTCACTATCCACTCCGGACCCAATACGGGCCAAAGCCCCAAGCGCGCCGGGTACTGGTCAACTCTCAAGTACGACTGGCACTGGCAGATCGAGATTATCCCGCGGCTGGGAACAACCCACGGTTTCGAGTGGGGTACGGGGCTGTATATCAACCCCACGCCTCCGGAAAAAGCAGCGGAGTACCTTCGGCAGGCCGATATCTGA
- a CDS encoding DUF1926 domain-containing protein produces the protein MYHYSCHTVLYPVDRRFQRTNSDSGVRGLAAKIKFILGLHCHQPVGNFNHVFQRGMDLSYRPFLETVARFPAVKVVLHYSGPLLEWISEHDPSFFSLVRELAGRGQAEIAGGGYNEPILPVVPRRDAVGQIRYMSRYLKRHFGASVRGGWLTERIWEPHLPSLLSEAGLEYTTVDDYHFLSAGFDPERLAGYYLSEDQGATVAIFPTSQQLRYMIPFHEVSEVIAFFRRKAAELPEGSVLTLADDGEKFGMWPGTFDRVYTQKWLNIFFTALCDNSDWLETTTFSQVIDSSPPGGKVYLPAASYMEMGGWSLPASAGERFHKLQARLERQGGLDEFFPFLRGSFWRNFLIKYPESGWMHGRMWQVSNRLAATLAPGAYNRPEPPAALQHLWRGQTNCAYWHGIFGGLYLPHLRKAIFSNLIRAEKMALRSAGDNSLRVEKTDVDHDGQDEIILANRRLNLIIKPSDGGIIAELDSLAAEFNLTDTLARRPEAYHYRMVEGGEEEDHGDGGHASIHERHFEDKIQPSELVYDPWTRRMLRLHFFAAPPAGADQLSRGEPEDIGDFALGPWQASGPRSSGREVSLVLSRRGRVVQPDGDYAAIEARKRIALERDSGRIGVDITLRNRSAGKVILFAAVSFNLTVLGPGDPAVYLRSGGEEALGLGDPFELQNVRELTVYNRRDGWNLEFAFPRPPLAVYQYPVYTLSQSEGGVDRTYQATCLVPVWPLEIAPGRKAGFSVALTLSS, from the coding sequence ATGTATCACTATTCCTGTCACACCGTTTTATATCCGGTGGACCGCCGCTTTCAACGAACGAATTCTGACTCGGGAGTACGAGGATTGGCCGCGAAAATAAAATTCATCCTGGGCCTGCACTGCCACCAGCCGGTGGGCAATTTCAACCATGTATTCCAGCGCGGGATGGACCTCAGCTACCGGCCGTTTCTGGAGACAGTGGCCCGGTTTCCGGCGGTCAAGGTGGTGCTGCATTACAGCGGACCGCTCCTGGAATGGATATCGGAGCACGACCCGTCATTCTTTAGCCTGGTGCGGGAGCTGGCCGGGCGGGGCCAGGCCGAAATCGCCGGCGGCGGCTACAACGAGCCGATCCTGCCGGTGGTGCCCCGCCGCGACGCCGTGGGCCAGATCCGCTACATGAGCCGTTACCTCAAACGTCATTTCGGCGCCAGCGTGCGCGGAGGATGGCTCACCGAAAGGATCTGGGAACCCCATCTGCCGTCGCTGCTCAGCGAGGCCGGCCTGGAATACACCACGGTCGACGACTACCATTTCCTCTCCGCCGGGTTCGACCCCGAGCGGCTGGCCGGCTATTACCTCAGCGAGGACCAGGGCGCCACGGTCGCGATCTTCCCGACCAGCCAGCAGCTCCGCTACATGATCCCGTTCCACGAGGTAAGCGAGGTGATCGCCTTTTTCCGCCGCAAGGCCGCGGAACTCCCCGAAGGTTCGGTGCTGACCCTGGCCGATGACGGCGAGAAGTTCGGCATGTGGCCGGGAACTTTCGACCGGGTTTACACTCAGAAATGGCTGAATATTTTTTTCACGGCGCTCTGCGATAATTCCGACTGGCTGGAGACAACCACTTTCAGCCAGGTGATAGACAGCTCTCCACCCGGCGGCAAGGTCTACCTGCCCGCGGCCAGCTACATGGAGATGGGCGGCTGGTCACTGCCGGCATCGGCCGGGGAACGGTTCCACAAGCTGCAGGCCCGGCTGGAACGTCAGGGCGGACTGGACGAGTTCTTTCCGTTCCTGCGCGGCAGCTTCTGGCGCAACTTCCTGATCAAATACCCGGAGTCCGGCTGGATGCACGGCCGGATGTGGCAGGTCAGCAACCGGCTGGCCGCCACGCTGGCCCCCGGCGCCTACAACCGGCCGGAACCGCCGGCGGCGCTTCAACATCTCTGGCGCGGCCAGACCAACTGCGCTTACTGGCACGGCATATTCGGCGGGCTCTACCTGCCCCACCTGCGCAAAGCAATTTTCAGCAACCTGATCCGCGCCGAAAAAATGGCGCTGCGCTCGGCGGGCGACAATTCCCTGCGGGTGGAAAAAACCGATGTGGACCACGACGGCCAGGACGAGATCATCCTGGCCAACCGGCGGCTCAACCTGATTATCAAGCCATCCGACGGGGGCATTATCGCCGAGCTGGACTCCCTGGCAGCCGAGTTCAATCTGACCGATACCCTGGCGCGCCGTCCCGAGGCCTACCACTACCGGATGGTGGAGGGCGGCGAGGAGGAGGACCACGGCGACGGCGGCCACGCCAGTATCCACGAGCGCCATTTCGAGGACAAAATCCAGCCGTCGGAGCTGGTCTACGATCCCTGGACCAGACGGATGCTGCGCCTCCACTTTTTCGCCGCTCCGCCCGCCGGGGCCGATCAGTTGTCCAGGGGCGAGCCCGAGGATATCGGCGATTTCGCGCTCGGACCCTGGCAGGCGTCCGGACCGCGCAGCAGCGGCCGCGAGGTATCGCTGGTCCTCTCGCGCAGGGGCAGGGTCGTCCAGCCGGACGGCGATTACGCGGCTATCGAGGCCCGTAAGCGGATCGCTCTCGAACGGGACTCCGGCAGGATCGGAGTCGATATCACGCTCCGGAACCGCTCCGCCGGCAAGGTCATCCTGTTTGCAGCGGTAAGTTTCAACCTGACTGTCCTGGGTCCCGGCGACCCGGCGGTGTACCTGCGTTCCGGCGGAGAAGAGGCGCTGGGCCTGGGCGACCCCTTCGAGCTTCAAAATGTGCGGGAATTGACGGTTTATAACAGGCGCGACGGCTGGAACCTGGAGTTTGCGTTCCCTCGGCCGCCGCTGGCGGTTTACCAGTACCCGGTGTACACGCTCAGCCAGAGCGAGGGCGGGGTCGACCGCACCTACCAGGCCACCTGCCTGGTGCCGGTCTGGCCCCTCGAAATCGCACCCGGACGGAAAGCCGGTTTTTCTGTTGCGCTAACACTTTCCAGTTAA
- the thrC gene encoding threonine synthase, whose translation MSYRCWFHCINPECGEDYPINSVIYRCEKCDSLLEVAHDTAELARRDGAYWRDLFERRYKVSQWPHGSAVWGKKEWVCPAVDGENVVSMYEGGSNLFWAERLGRIIGLEDLWIKLCGNSHTGSFKDLGMTVLVSMVKQMISEGAKIRAVACASTGDTSAALAAYCAAAGIPAVVLLPAGKISAAQLIQPISNGAITLCLDTDFDGCMAVVKELTKENWIYLANSMNSLRIEGQKTVSIEIVQQFNWEVPDVVVIPGGNLGNVSALGKGFEMMLELGLISKRPKIVCAQAAKANPLYLSYLKGFKEFEPVEAGKTLASAIQIGNPVSINKAIAALKRFDGIVEQATENELANASALADLTGLYNCPHTGVALAVTFKLLRRGKIKPGDRVVVISTAHGLKFSQFKTDYHLRRLDDVAFDYANQPEEIPADLDSVRKTLDRRIGAWKSVELDWSRWES comes from the coding sequence ATGAGTTACCGGTGCTGGTTTCACTGTATCAACCCGGAGTGCGGCGAGGATTACCCGATTAATTCGGTAATCTACCGCTGCGAAAAATGCGACAGCCTGCTGGAAGTGGCCCACGACACCGCCGAACTGGCCCGTCGCGACGGGGCCTACTGGCGCGACCTGTTCGAGCGGCGCTACAAGGTTTCACAGTGGCCCCACGGCAGCGCGGTCTGGGGCAAGAAAGAATGGGTCTGCCCGGCGGTTGATGGCGAGAACGTGGTTTCGATGTACGAGGGCGGGTCCAACTTGTTCTGGGCCGAGCGGCTGGGCCGGATTATCGGCCTGGAGGACTTGTGGATCAAGCTCTGCGGGAACAGCCACACCGGCAGTTTCAAGGACCTGGGGATGACCGTGCTGGTGAGCATGGTCAAGCAGATGATTTCCGAGGGCGCCAAAATCCGCGCGGTGGCCTGCGCCTCCACGGGTGACACCTCGGCGGCGCTGGCCGCCTACTGCGCCGCCGCCGGGATACCCGCGGTGGTCCTGCTGCCGGCGGGCAAGATCAGCGCCGCCCAGCTGATCCAGCCGATCTCCAACGGGGCGATCACGCTGTGCCTCGACACCGATTTCGACGGGTGCATGGCGGTGGTGAAAGAGCTGACGAAAGAGAACTGGATCTACCTGGCCAACTCGATGAACAGCCTGCGGATCGAGGGCCAGAAGACCGTTTCGATCGAGATCGTCCAGCAGTTCAACTGGGAGGTGCCCGACGTGGTAGTGATCCCGGGCGGTAACCTGGGCAATGTCAGCGCGCTGGGCAAGGGGTTCGAGATGATGCTCGAACTGGGACTGATCAGTAAACGGCCGAAAATAGTCTGCGCCCAGGCGGCCAAAGCCAATCCGCTCTACCTGAGCTACCTGAAAGGCTTCAAGGAATTTGAGCCCGTGGAAGCGGGCAAGACCCTGGCCAGCGCGATCCAGATCGGAAATCCGGTGAGTATCAACAAGGCTATCGCCGCACTCAAGCGGTTCGACGGGATCGTGGAGCAGGCCACCGAGAACGAGCTGGCCAACGCCAGCGCCCTGGCCGACCTGACCGGACTCTACAACTGTCCGCACACGGGAGTGGCCCTGGCGGTCACATTCAAGCTGCTGCGCCGGGGGAAGATCAAGCCCGGCGACCGGGTGGTGGTGATCTCCACAGCCCACGGTCTCAAGTTCAGCCAGTTCAAGACAGACTACCACCTGCGCCGGCTGGATGACGTAGCGTTCGACTATGCCAACCAGCCGGAGGAAATCCCCGCCGACCTGGATTCGGTCAGGAAAACCCTGGACCGCCGTATCGGCGCGTGGAAATCGGTTGAGTTGGACTGGAGCCGGTGGGAGAGTTAA